A segment of the Pantoea trifolii genome:
AAAACCAATTACGCTTATCACCTGGCGAAAAAGGGCGAGTATCAAGCGGCAATCAACTTGCTGGATACGCTGCATAATCAGAACACCAAAGAAGCGTGGAACTATCGCGGGTATGCCACGCGTAAGCTGGGTAAAACCGACGAAGGCATGGCTTATTATCAGAAATCGATCGCGCTCGATCCGAAATATGCCAAAGTGCGCGAATATCTGGGCGAAGCCTGGATGATAAAAGGGCGGCCGGATCTGGCTAAAGAGCAGCTCACTATCATCAAATCGTTGTGTGGCGTGGATTGCGAAGAGTATCGCGATCTCAATGCCGCGATTCAGGGCCATCCGGAAGCCTGATGAACGCCGCGTTTAGAGGATATCAAAAATCACCAGTACTGAAGTCCGCCAGCATTTAGCGGCGCATTTGGCCCGCCTGTGGCGCTACGCCATGGTGCTGTCACGCAACCGCGATGTCGCCGAGGAACTGGTGCAATCGACCTGTGTCCGGGCGCTGGAGCGCAGCGCGCAGTACACGCCCGGCACGCGTATCGATCGCTGGCTGTTTAGCGTGCTGCATTCGGTGTGGATCAATGAACTGCGCGCGCAGCGGGTGCGCCTCGGGCAAGGCTTTGTCGACAGCGACGAGCTTGTTGCTGCGGATCAGCAACAGCATGATGAGCAACGCCGTCAATACGCCAAAGTGATGCAGCGAGTGAGTCAGTTGCCAGAAGCGCAGCGCAATGCGGTATTCCTGGTTTACGTCGAAGGATTCACCTATCAGGAAGCCGCCGATACGTTGGCGGTGCCGATTGGTACCATCATGAGTCGCCTCGCGGCGGCGCGCACGACCTTAGCCAGCGCAGCCACGTTGCGCCCGGCTGGACAGGAGAAACGTTTGTGAAGGCAGCACGTTTTAGTTCGCCTTATGCGGACGAGGCCATCGTCGCCTGGCTGGATGGCGAGATGCGCGCGGATGAAGCGCTGGCGTTTGAAAATGAACTTAAGCGCAGCGAAGCGCTGTCGGCGCGCACTGCCGAGCTGATGAAAAGCAATCAACCTTTTGCTGAGGCCTTTGCGCCAATGCTGGATGACGCACCGCTGGAACGCATGTCGCCGCGCTTGGCGCATCTGCTGGCAACCACACCGTCCGCGCCGCAGGTCAGCCGCCGTGCGCTGATCGCCGCTTCGGTGAGTTTTTTGCTGGTGGGCAGCGGCATCGGTTTTCTGGTGCGACCGACAATAAAAGCTGAGCAGGGCGAAAGCGAAAAGATCCGCGAGCTGGAAGCACAATATATGTCGCTGTACAGCGCGGAAACGCTGGCCGACGTTGACAGTTCACCGCCGGTGTTGCAGCAATCGCTGGCGCGTACCGCGCGCGATCTCGATCTGCATTTCACGCCAGCGCAGTTAACGCTGCCGGAAGCGACGCTGAAGAGTGTGCGCATGCTGCGTTATGACGATGCGCTGATTACGCAAATTGCCTGGAATCACAGCAGCTACGGCCCAATGGCGCTGTGTATTTCGCGCGAAGATCATCAGCAAACCACGGATGTGGCGCAGGAGAAACGACAGGGGATGAATGTGGTGTGGTGGCATAAGGCGGGATATCAATTTGTATTGATTGGCCGAAATCCTGCGCAGCAGTTGAAAAAGACCGCGCAGGCATTAATACAGGCAATGCTGGCGTAGGGTGGCCATTGATGGCCACCGTTTCATTACAGCGCCAGTTGGGATTTCAGCAACGCAATCTCCTCACGCCACTGTGCCTGCAACGCGGGTTTCTGGTGCTTCGGCTTGCGCGCCAGATCCTCATCCAGCTTGCTTTCCACCTCCAGTAACGCCAGCAGTAACGCATCTTCATCCAACGCTGTTGCCGTCGCAGCAGGTGCGACAAAGTCTGACGTTGTTGTCGCCTGATCAGCACGCATGCGCTCGGTTACCGCGTCAAAATCGTGCCATTCGCTGAGTTGCTGATCCTCAATCAGCCAGAACCGGTTGCAGCTGTTGGCGATTAACTGACGATCGTGCGACACCAGCAACACCGCGCCCTCAAACTGGTTTAACGCTTCTGCCAGCTCCTCTTTGCCCACCATATCCAGATGGTTGGTGGGCTCATCGAGTAGCAGCAGCGAATAACGCGCCAGCGTCAGCCCAACAAACAGCAAGCGCGAGCGCTCGCCGCCGCTGAGTGAGCCAATCAACTGCTGA
Coding sequences within it:
- a CDS encoding tetratricopeptide repeat protein; this encodes MYTMMKLRWLALPVLLMTLHAPAALAMGDDDSDKKTPDCPKGQVYDSKSKSCVPEKTSMLSDSDKTNYAYHLAKKGEYQAAINLLDTLHNQNTKEAWNYRGYATRKLGKTDEGMAYYQKSIALDPKYAKVREYLGEAWMIKGRPDLAKEQLTIIKSLCGVDCEEYRDLNAAIQGHPEA
- a CDS encoding sigma-70 family RNA polymerase sigma factor; this translates as MSKITSTEVRQHLAAHLARLWRYAMVLSRNRDVAEELVQSTCVRALERSAQYTPGTRIDRWLFSVLHSVWINELRAQRVRLGQGFVDSDELVAADQQQHDEQRRQYAKVMQRVSQLPEAQRNAVFLVYVEGFTYQEAADTLAVPIGTIMSRLAAARTTLASAATLRPAGQEKRL
- a CDS encoding anti-sigma factor family protein, with the translated sequence MKAARFSSPYADEAIVAWLDGEMRADEALAFENELKRSEALSARTAELMKSNQPFAEAFAPMLDDAPLERMSPRLAHLLATTPSAPQVSRRALIAASVSFLLVGSGIGFLVRPTIKAEQGESEKIRELEAQYMSLYSAETLADVDSSPPVLQQSLARTARDLDLHFTPAQLTLPEATLKSVRMLRYDDALITQIAWNHSSYGPMALCISREDHQQTTDVAQEKRQGMNVVWWHKAGYQFVLIGRNPAQQLKKTAQALIQAMLA